The proteins below are encoded in one region of Microbispora sp. NBC_01189:
- a CDS encoding D-alanyl-D-alanine carboxypeptidase family protein — MSSPRSAGLIAVVTVMTSLASTTGTAAAASVPMTVGASARTDATVWAGELGKEPTSLTELRREAEKAYKSIEDANRALVARQKKFAGVEKELAGKLTRLQEATAEFNRLRKPLSDLAASLYQDPSVGGLSPFIAGGDGTAILRSMSDMQHLVAGHSTVLSEASKLLEGQQRLAQEAQELRAASLLQEARLSAQVTIMRKRSTTLVRSLTKALVKLGVKIGQGTEGAGGCDPTRIAQAEQYPNGLLPQNILCPLPQRGETLRADAAIAFADLNIAYKKRFGAPMCISDSYRSLGEQQAVYYRRPGFAATPGKSNHGLGLAVDLCGGVQSFRSAQFNWLEANGKKYGWFHPDWAYHSPFEPWHWEYDPKLGSLLP; from the coding sequence GTGTCATCTCCTCGGTCGGCCGGGCTGATCGCGGTCGTCACGGTGATGACTTCGCTGGCCTCGACGACCGGTACGGCCGCGGCTGCCTCGGTGCCCATGACGGTCGGCGCGAGCGCCCGTACGGACGCCACCGTCTGGGCGGGCGAGCTCGGCAAGGAGCCCACGTCCCTGACGGAGCTGCGGCGTGAGGCTGAGAAGGCCTACAAGTCGATCGAGGACGCGAACCGGGCGCTGGTGGCGCGGCAGAAGAAGTTCGCGGGTGTGGAGAAGGAGCTCGCGGGCAAGCTCACCCGCCTCCAGGAGGCCACGGCCGAGTTCAACAGGCTGCGCAAGCCGTTGTCCGACCTGGCGGCGTCGCTCTACCAGGACCCCTCGGTCGGGGGCCTCAGCCCGTTCATCGCCGGTGGGGACGGCACGGCCATCCTGCGCAGCATGAGCGACATGCAGCACCTGGTCGCCGGGCACAGCACCGTCCTCAGCGAGGCGTCGAAGCTGCTCGAAGGTCAGCAGCGGCTCGCGCAGGAGGCACAGGAGCTACGAGCGGCCAGCCTTCTCCAGGAGGCGCGGCTCAGCGCGCAGGTCACCATCATGCGTAAGCGCTCCACCACTCTGGTCCGGTCCTTGACCAAGGCGCTGGTCAAGCTGGGCGTGAAGATCGGCCAGGGGACGGAAGGCGCGGGGGGCTGCGATCCCACCCGGATCGCCCAGGCGGAGCAGTATCCGAACGGCCTCCTCCCCCAGAACATCCTGTGCCCCCTCCCGCAGCGCGGGGAGACCCTGCGGGCCGACGCCGCGATCGCCTTCGCCGACCTCAACATCGCCTACAAGAAGCGCTTCGGCGCGCCGATGTGCATCTCCGACAGCTACCGCAGCCTCGGCGAGCAGCAGGCCGTCTACTACCGGCGGCCCGGGTTCGCGGCCACGCCGGGCAAGAGCAACCACGGGCTCGGCCTCGCCGTCGACCTCTGCGGCGGCGTGCAGAGCTTCCGATCCGCCCAGTTCAACTGGCTTGAGGCCAACGGCAAGAAGTATGGCTGGTTCCACCCCGACTGGGCCTATCACAGCCCCTTCGAGCCGTGGCACTGGGAGTACGACCCCAAGCTCGGATCACTCCTGCCTTAA
- a CDS encoding S-methyl-5'-thioadenosine phosphorylase: protein MVNRADIGVIGGSGLYSLLEDAHEVDVTTPYGPPSDTISVGRIGGRSVAFIPRHGRGHTYPPHRIPYRANMWALRSLGVRQVLAPSAVGSLRPEIGPGALVIPDQLVDRTQSREQTYYDVGGAVHVSFADPYCPTGRAAATATAREAGWDTVDGGTLVVIEGPRFSTRAESRWYAGAGWSIIGMTGHPEAVLARELALCYTTLSLVTDHDAGVEAGEGVTHEEVLAFFAANVERMRTLVSQVVEALPEDRTCPCGNALDGIKLPIELP from the coding sequence ATGGTCAATCGCGCAGACATCGGGGTCATCGGCGGATCCGGGCTCTACTCCCTGCTGGAGGACGCCCACGAGGTCGACGTGACGACGCCGTACGGCCCGCCCAGTGACACGATCTCCGTAGGCCGCATCGGCGGCAGGTCCGTCGCGTTCATCCCCCGGCACGGCCGCGGCCACACGTATCCTCCGCACCGCATCCCCTATCGGGCGAACATGTGGGCCCTGCGGTCCCTCGGCGTCCGGCAGGTCCTCGCGCCCAGCGCGGTCGGATCCCTGCGCCCCGAGATCGGCCCGGGCGCCCTCGTGATCCCCGACCAGCTCGTGGACCGCACCCAGAGCCGCGAGCAGACCTACTACGACGTGGGCGGCGCCGTCCACGTGTCGTTCGCCGACCCCTACTGCCCCACCGGCCGGGCCGCCGCGACGGCCACGGCACGCGAGGCCGGCTGGGACACGGTCGACGGCGGCACGCTGGTCGTGATCGAGGGTCCCCGCTTCTCCACCCGCGCCGAGTCGCGGTGGTACGCGGGCGCGGGCTGGTCGATCATCGGCATGACCGGGCACCCCGAGGCCGTCCTCGCCCGTGAGCTGGCCCTCTGCTACACGACGCTCTCCCTCGTCACCGACCACGACGCGGGAGTCGAGGCTGGGGAGGGGGTCACCCACGAGGAGGTGCTGGCCTTCTTCGCTGCCAACGTGGAGCGGATGCGCACGCTGGTCTCCCAGGTGGTGGAGGCCCTGCCGGAGGATCGAACCTGCCCCTGCGGCAACGCCCTCGACGGCATCAAGCTCCCGATCGAGCTCCCCTGA
- a CDS encoding serine/threonine-protein kinase, whose amino-acid sequence MTGTPERIGRYTVAKELGSGGMGEVYLAYTPGGDPVAVKVIRSDKLDPLTRARFEKEALIARTVIGTNRVARFLDADPFADRPWLAMEYVAGHTLLAYVDQGGVLPLPLVASLGALLAEGLAAVHAAGLIHRDLKPQNVIMGKEGPMIIDFGLGAFTDAAKESLSHSGMIIGTVRCMPPEQAGGNPKVTPAADVYALGTVLLYAAARHYPYDGATWEAVAVQVTNPDIGPNLKAVPEGLKPLISSMLAHAPESRPTLEAVAEECQKLVKSAGLTPADARLALIARTTVDGAPDAAKGPLSASFEKLLEERASDTGPDSPLDGLRADAETSEPETGDAEQKEQAPTSAEPVVSLKAESRPRDAGERPPASKRVADELRAEYAADAEL is encoded by the coding sequence ATGACGGGAACGCCTGAGCGGATCGGCCGATACACCGTGGCCAAGGAGCTTGGCTCGGGGGGCATGGGGGAGGTGTACCTCGCTTACACTCCGGGCGGCGATCCCGTAGCAGTGAAGGTGATCCGGAGCGACAAGTTGGATCCGCTCACAAGGGCGCGCTTCGAGAAAGAGGCACTGATAGCCCGTACCGTCATCGGTACTAACAGGGTGGCGCGTTTCCTTGATGCCGATCCGTTCGCAGACCGGCCCTGGCTGGCAATGGAGTATGTGGCCGGGCACACGCTCTTGGCGTATGTGGATCAGGGCGGTGTTCTTCCTTTGCCGCTGGTCGCCAGCCTAGGCGCTCTGCTCGCCGAAGGGCTTGCCGCTGTGCATGCCGCAGGGCTGATCCACCGGGATCTCAAACCTCAGAACGTCATCATGGGCAAAGAAGGCCCGATGATTATCGACTTCGGGCTCGGCGCGTTTACGGATGCAGCGAAGGAGTCTCTGTCGCACAGCGGCATGATCATCGGAACCGTGCGGTGCATGCCGCCAGAGCAGGCGGGGGGGAACCCAAAGGTGACACCCGCAGCAGACGTGTACGCACTGGGCACAGTGCTCTTGTACGCGGCGGCGCGTCACTACCCGTACGACGGTGCGACGTGGGAGGCCGTCGCTGTGCAGGTGACGAACCCTGATATCGGTCCGAACCTGAAAGCAGTGCCGGAGGGGCTCAAGCCGTTGATCTCCTCGATGCTTGCTCATGCCCCAGAGAGCCGGCCGACGCTTGAGGCCGTGGCCGAGGAATGCCAGAAGTTAGTGAAGTCCGCCGGATTGACGCCGGCAGATGCGCGGCTCGCGTTGATCGCGCGGACGACCGTCGACGGTGCACCGGACGCAGCCAAGGGGCCATTGTCTGCATCGTTCGAGAAGCTGCTCGAGGAGCGGGCCTCGGACACCGGCCCGGACTCGCCCCTCGATGGTCTTCGGGCTGATGCTGAGACCAGCGAGCCAGAAACGGGGGATGCGGAGCAAAAGGAACAGGCGCCCACATCCGCGGAGCCTGTCGTGTCCCTGAAGGCGGAGTCGAGGCCGCGGGACGCCGGCGAACGGCCGCCGGCGTCGAAGCGGGTGGCGGACGAGTTGCGGGCGGAGTACGCGGCGGATGCCGAACTGTGA
- a CDS encoding potassium/proton antiporter — protein MGLNIWLLLSAAVVIAAIASVRIAHRTGLPTLLIYLCLGLLLGERGLGGIHFDNAHLAQQLGLIALAVILAEGGLTTNWSHVRDAVPSALVLATVGIAVSVAVLAATASLLLGLDWRSAFLLGAVLASTDAAAVFSVLRRLPLPLRLAGILEAESGFNDAPAVILVMTLSVGSTLTLSLPATLLDTAAELAIGAAVGLAVGPAGAYALRRVALPASGLYPIAVLALAFVAYSGAALLHGSGFLAVYVATLILGNARLPHRAATRGFAEGSAWLAQIGLFVMLGILADPAELPVVIVPALVSGVLLVLVARPASVLVSSVVVRLLRLGSMPWREQIFLSWAGLRGAVPIVLATIPWSAGVPGAKGLFNDVFIIVIVFTLLQGPTLPYLARVLGLAAEGEARDLDVEAAPLEELKADLLQVRIPRGSLMHGVEIFELRLPTDTMVTLVVRNGRSFVPGPTTQLLVGDQLLVVTTAAQRETVERRLRAVSRKGKLAGWYGERGG, from the coding sequence GTGGGTCTGAACATCTGGCTGTTGCTGTCCGCCGCCGTCGTCATCGCGGCCATCGCGTCCGTACGGATCGCGCACCGCACCGGCCTGCCCACCCTGCTCATCTATCTCTGCCTCGGGCTGCTGCTCGGCGAGCGCGGCCTCGGCGGCATCCACTTCGACAACGCGCACCTCGCCCAGCAGCTCGGCCTGATCGCGCTCGCCGTGATCCTGGCCGAAGGCGGCCTGACCACCAACTGGAGTCACGTACGCGACGCCGTGCCGAGCGCGCTCGTGCTCGCCACGGTGGGCATCGCGGTCAGCGTCGCCGTGCTCGCCGCGACCGCCTCGCTCCTGCTCGGCCTGGACTGGCGGTCGGCGTTCCTGCTCGGCGCCGTGCTGGCCTCCACCGACGCGGCGGCCGTGTTCTCCGTGCTGCGGCGGCTGCCGCTGCCGCTCCGGCTCGCCGGGATCCTGGAGGCGGAGTCGGGCTTCAACGACGCGCCCGCCGTCATCCTCGTGATGACGCTGAGCGTGGGCTCGACGCTGACGCTCTCGCTGCCGGCCACCCTGCTGGACACCGCCGCCGAACTCGCCATCGGCGCGGCCGTCGGCCTCGCGGTCGGCCCCGCCGGGGCGTACGCGCTGCGCCGGGTGGCCCTGCCCGCCTCCGGCCTCTACCCGATCGCGGTGCTGGCGCTGGCGTTCGTCGCCTACAGCGGGGCGGCGCTGCTGCACGGCAGCGGCTTCCTCGCGGTGTACGTCGCGACGCTGATCCTCGGCAACGCCCGCCTCCCCCACCGCGCCGCGACCCGCGGCTTCGCGGAGGGCTCGGCGTGGCTCGCCCAGATCGGGCTGTTCGTGATGCTCGGCATCCTGGCCGACCCCGCGGAACTGCCCGTCGTGATCGTGCCCGCCCTGGTGTCGGGGGTGCTGCTGGTCCTGGTCGCCCGGCCGGCGTCGGTCCTGGTGTCCAGCGTGGTCGTACGGCTCCTGCGTCTCGGATCGATGCCGTGGCGAGAACAGATCTTCCTGTCGTGGGCCGGGCTGCGCGGCGCGGTGCCGATCGTGCTCGCCACCATCCCCTGGAGCGCGGGCGTGCCGGGGGCGAAGGGCCTGTTCAACGACGTCTTCATCATCGTCATCGTGTTCACGCTCCTGCAGGGGCCGACCCTGCCGTACCTCGCGCGGGTGCTCGGCCTGGCCGCCGAGGGCGAGGCGCGCGACCTCGACGTGGAGGCCGCGCCGCTGGAGGAGCTGAAGGCCGACCTGCTGCAGGTCCGCATCCCGCGCGGGTCGCTCATGCACGGCGTGGAGATCTTCGAGCTGCGGCTGCCGACCGACACCATGGTGACCCTCGTCGTACGGAACGGGCGGTCGTTCGTGCCCGGTCCGACGACCCAGCTTCTGGTCGGCGACCAGCTTCTCGTGGTCACCACGGCGGCGCAGCGGGAGACCGTCGAGCGCCGCCTGCGCGCGGTCAGCCGCAAGGGCAAGCTGGCCGGGTGGTACGGCGAACGCGGCGGCTGA
- a CDS encoding 5-formyltetrahydrofolate cyclo-ligase, giving the protein MDKLNLRRRILRDRSELDERTQRASSGAIRETLLDQPWAQMAGLVACYWSIGTEPATHGLIFALWKHGATVILPVQRPDGELDWAVYDGPDSLAPGPYGVMEPVDVRRGVDAIRTAALVLVPALAVDRVTGVRLGRGGGFYDRALARVGPNVPTVALLHEGELIEGVPAEPHDQHVRFAALPSGIVRLLQM; this is encoded by the coding sequence GTGGACAAGCTGAACCTGCGTCGCCGTATCCTCCGCGACCGGTCGGAGCTGGACGAACGCACACAGCGCGCGTCCTCGGGCGCGATCCGTGAGACGCTCCTCGACCAGCCGTGGGCGCAGATGGCCGGGCTCGTCGCCTGCTACTGGTCGATCGGGACGGAACCGGCCACGCACGGGCTGATCTTCGCCCTGTGGAAGCACGGCGCGACCGTGATCCTGCCGGTGCAGCGGCCCGACGGCGAGCTCGACTGGGCGGTGTACGACGGCCCGGACTCGCTCGCCCCGGGGCCGTACGGGGTCATGGAGCCGGTCGACGTCCGGCGCGGGGTGGACGCGATCAGGACGGCCGCGCTGGTCCTCGTCCCCGCCCTCGCCGTCGACCGGGTCACGGGCGTACGGCTCGGCCGGGGCGGCGGCTTCTACGACCGGGCGCTGGCCCGCGTCGGGCCGAACGTGCCGACGGTGGCGCTGCTGCATGAGGGCGAGCTGATCGAGGGCGTCCCGGCGGAGCCGCATGATCAGCATGTACGGTTCGCTGCTCTTCCGAGTGGAATCGTCCGGTTATTGCAGATGTGA
- the galU gene encoding UTP--glucose-1-phosphate uridylyltransferase GalU produces MADFDPVTKAVVPAAGLGTRFLPATKATPKEMLPIVDKPAIQYVVEEAVSAGLLDVLMVTGRNKRSIEDHFDVAYELEDALRAKGDEERLSQVKEPVDLATMHYVRQGEPKGLGHAVLCAKQHVGDEPFACLLGDDLIDPRDPLLRRMIEVRATYGGSVVALMEVPREHVSLYGAAAIEPTDEDDVVRVTDLVEKPPADEAPSNWAIIGRYVIDPTVFEVLERTPPGRGGEIQLTDALRTLAATAPGEGGPVHGVLFRGRRYDTGNKLEYLQTVVEFAANRGDLAPDFLPWLRRFLDTIES; encoded by the coding sequence ATGGCTGACTTCGATCCCGTGACCAAAGCCGTCGTGCCCGCCGCGGGTCTGGGCACCCGCTTCCTTCCCGCGACGAAGGCGACTCCCAAGGAGATGCTGCCCATCGTCGACAAACCGGCCATCCAGTATGTGGTGGAGGAGGCCGTCTCCGCCGGGCTGCTCGACGTCCTGATGGTGACCGGCCGCAACAAGCGTTCGATCGAGGACCACTTCGACGTAGCGTACGAGCTTGAGGACGCGCTGCGCGCCAAGGGCGACGAGGAGCGGCTCAGCCAGGTGAAGGAGCCGGTTGACCTCGCCACCATGCACTACGTGCGGCAGGGCGAGCCGAAGGGTCTCGGCCACGCCGTCCTGTGCGCCAAGCAGCACGTCGGCGACGAGCCGTTCGCCTGCCTGCTCGGCGACGACCTCATCGACCCCCGCGACCCGCTGCTCAGGCGCATGATCGAGGTGCGCGCGACCTACGGCGGCAGCGTCGTCGCGCTGATGGAGGTGCCGCGCGAGCACGTCTCCCTTTACGGCGCCGCCGCCATCGAGCCGACCGACGAGGACGACGTCGTCCGCGTCACCGACCTCGTGGAGAAGCCCCCGGCCGACGAAGCGCCCTCGAACTGGGCCATCATCGGCCGGTACGTGATCGACCCGACCGTGTTCGAGGTGCTGGAGCGGACCCCGCCGGGGCGCGGCGGCGAGATCCAGCTCACCGACGCCCTGCGTACGCTGGCCGCGACGGCCCCTGGCGAGGGCGGGCCGGTGCACGGCGTGCTGTTCCGGGGTCGCCGCTACGACACCGGCAACAAGCTCGAATATCTGCAGACCGTGGTGGAGTTCGCCGCGAACCGGGGCGATCTCGCACCCGACTTCCTGCCCTGGCTCCGGCGGTTCCTCGACACGATCGAGTCCTGA
- a CDS encoding phosphotransferase, translated as MSTQPVDAPYRTALVDACRQAGLDCEGARLLRVHANAIYHLPRENAVARVRNASALERMRIAVQTAAWLAEQGFPTLRPLDVTQPVIVGAHLVTFWEYLPPLDGRTADVTHLAGLLRVLHRHPLPPLPLPSIRPVGSTAAEARASTVLSESERNWLVARCVELEEGFARLAATLPWGIVHGDAHTNNLLPHHEGGWVLIDWDSVGVGPPAYDFMPIYLRPRRFGYPHSLWHDFCTAYGTDPVEDGDLNLLAQIREVRSLSAFIRGAEHNPAARAELFNRLSSLMTGDSTRRWHAL; from the coding sequence ATGAGTACGCAGCCGGTCGACGCCCCCTACAGGACGGCCCTGGTTGACGCCTGTCGACAGGCCGGGCTCGATTGTGAGGGTGCTCGGCTGCTGCGCGTTCACGCCAACGCGATCTACCACTTGCCCCGGGAGAACGCCGTCGCCCGCGTCCGCAACGCCTCGGCGCTGGAACGCATGCGCATCGCCGTCCAGACCGCCGCCTGGCTCGCCGAGCAGGGCTTCCCCACACTAAGGCCGCTCGACGTGACCCAGCCCGTGATAGTCGGCGCCCACTTGGTGACCTTCTGGGAGTACCTGCCGCCCCTCGACGGACGGACGGCCGACGTCACCCACCTCGCCGGCCTGCTGCGCGTGCTGCACCGTCATCCGCTGCCTCCTCTACCGCTTCCCTCTATTCGCCCGGTGGGGAGCACCGCAGCCGAGGCAAGGGCGTCCACCGTCCTGTCGGAGAGCGAGCGGAACTGGCTGGTCGCGCGTTGCGTGGAGTTGGAGGAGGGTTTCGCTCGGCTCGCGGCTACGCTGCCGTGGGGGATCGTGCACGGCGACGCCCACACCAACAACCTGCTCCCTCATCACGAAGGCGGCTGGGTGCTCATCGACTGGGACTCCGTCGGCGTCGGCCCGCCCGCATACGACTTCATGCCCATCTACCTGCGCCCCCGCCGCTTCGGCTATCCGCACTCCTTATGGCACGACTTCTGTACGGCCTACGGAACCGACCCAGTGGAGGACGGCGACCTGAACCTGCTGGCACAGATCCGTGAGGTTCGCAGCCTCAGCGCCTTCATCCGCGGCGCCGAACACAACCCCGCCGCCCGCGCTGAACTCTTCAACCGGCTGTCCTCCCTCATGACAGGAGACAGCACGCGCAGGTGGCACGCCCTCTGA
- the moaC gene encoding cyclic pyranopterin monophosphate synthase MoaC, whose protein sequence is MGLTHVDETGAARMVDVSEKDVSARTAVATGRVLLSPEAVAVLRAGDVPKGDALGVARIAGIMGAKRTPDLVPLCHPIALTGVKVDLAVADEGVEITARVRTADRTGVEMEALTAVTVAALALVDMIKAVDPAAVITDVRVEEKIGGKTGHWDRDAHSGGDARDARDVPGAPGAPGARDRK, encoded by the coding sequence GTGGGGCTGACCCACGTCGACGAGACCGGGGCCGCCCGGATGGTCGACGTCTCGGAGAAGGACGTCAGCGCCCGTACGGCCGTCGCGACCGGGCGCGTCCTGCTGTCGCCGGAGGCGGTGGCCGTGCTGCGGGCGGGCGACGTGCCCAAGGGCGACGCGCTCGGGGTGGCGCGGATCGCCGGGATCATGGGGGCCAAGCGCACGCCCGACCTGGTGCCGCTCTGCCACCCGATCGCCCTGACCGGCGTCAAGGTCGATCTGGCCGTCGCGGACGAGGGTGTCGAGATCACCGCCCGGGTCCGTACGGCCGACCGTACGGGCGTCGAGATGGAGGCCCTCACCGCCGTCACCGTCGCGGCGCTCGCCCTGGTCGACATGATCAAGGCGGTGGACCCGGCGGCGGTCATCACCGACGTCCGGGTGGAGGAGAAGATCGGCGGCAAGACGGGCCACTGGGACCGCGACGCTCATAGCGGCGGCGATGCCCGCGATGCCCGCGATGTTCCCGGCGCTCCCGGCGCTCCCGGCGCTCGTGATCGGAAGTGA
- a CDS encoding FmdB family zinc ribbon protein, with protein MPTYQYACTACGEQLEAVQRFSDDPLTECPACQGKLRKVFSAVGIVFKGSGFYRTDSRSSSTSTTTPATTAPSKSADSGGSGESGGSGGSGGSAAPAKKETASTSTSTSTSSSGSTAAA; from the coding sequence GTGCCCACCTACCAGTACGCCTGTACCGCTTGCGGGGAGCAGCTGGAGGCCGTTCAGAGGTTCTCTGACGACCCGCTCACGGAGTGCCCGGCCTGCCAGGGCAAGCTGCGCAAGGTGTTCTCCGCCGTCGGCATCGTGTTCAAGGGCTCCGGCTTCTACCGGACCGACAGCCGTTCGTCGAGCACGTCGACGACCACGCCCGCCACGACGGCGCCGTCGAAGTCCGCCGACTCGGGCGGCTCCGGTGAGTCCGGCGGTTCGGGTGGCTCGGGCGGTTCGGCCGCGCCCGCGAAGAAGGAGACCGCCTCGACCAGCACGTCGACGAGCACCTCCTCGTCGGGATCGACCGCCGCCGCCTGA
- a CDS encoding ATP-binding protein, translating into MTPGWCQRAFRGEARQLQEVRRYVGGLLTDCPDRDAVITCVAELASNAIMHTHSGNGGTFVVHVQRSTNALRIAVADAGAPTQPAIQVAQAETLLEGGRGLAIVATLSEQMGVAGDARGRTVWAEFRWPEQQSVARMSPEVEPARALVELGTKFGAWVFWFGNQTRQWWAVPRMQQPLLISASSAHDLARRIAVIEQSGT; encoded by the coding sequence ATGACCCCTGGCTGGTGCCAGCGCGCCTTCCGCGGAGAGGCGCGCCAACTCCAGGAGGTACGCCGCTATGTCGGCGGCCTGCTGACGGACTGCCCGGACCGCGACGCCGTCATCACCTGCGTGGCCGAACTGGCCTCGAACGCCATCATGCACACCCACTCCGGAAACGGCGGCACCTTCGTTGTCCACGTGCAGCGCAGCACCAACGCACTGCGCATCGCCGTCGCGGACGCAGGGGCCCCGACGCAGCCGGCCATCCAGGTCGCCCAGGCCGAGACCCTCCTCGAAGGCGGCCGCGGCCTCGCGATCGTGGCGACTCTGAGCGAGCAGATGGGCGTCGCCGGGGATGCGCGAGGCCGGACTGTGTGGGCCGAGTTCCGCTGGCCAGAGCAGCAGTCCGTCGCTCGGATGTCGCCGGAGGTCGAACCCGCCCGCGCCCTCGTCGAGCTGGGCACCAAGTTCGGCGCCTGGGTCTTCTGGTTCGGCAACCAGACGCGTCAATGGTGGGCCGTGCCCCGGATGCAACAGCCGCTCTTGATCTCCGCTTCCTCTGCGCACGACCTCGCACGCCGAATCGCCGTCATCGAGCAGAGCGGCACATAG
- the cpaB gene encoding Flp pilus assembly protein CpaB has product MRALKRLPVRRRRAVAAILAGLAAACALSAVRAPRGVEVLAAARDLAGGRLAASDVMVVRLPPDAVPAGAYAAGSPVTGRVVAGPLRRGEPLTDARLLGPGLFRFSGSPESVATPVRIADPGAAGLLSPGDVIDVLAAYEEGPFEARTVAQQVRVIARPPGSTDGGGLLVLATTPAQAAGLAQAQAQGRLSVTIHPR; this is encoded by the coding sequence ATGCGCGCCCTGAAACGGCTTCCGGTGCGCCGTCGCCGTGCGGTCGCCGCGATCCTCGCCGGGCTCGCGGCGGCGTGCGCGCTGTCGGCCGTACGGGCGCCGCGGGGCGTGGAGGTGCTCGCCGCCGCCCGCGACCTCGCTGGAGGCAGGCTGGCCGCCTCCGACGTGATGGTCGTACGGCTGCCGCCCGACGCCGTGCCCGCCGGGGCGTACGCGGCCGGCTCCCCGGTGACCGGCAGGGTGGTCGCGGGTCCGCTGCGCCGGGGTGAGCCGCTCACCGACGCGCGCCTCCTCGGGCCGGGCCTGTTCCGGTTCTCCGGATCACCGGAGTCCGTCGCGACGCCGGTCCGGATCGCGGACCCGGGCGCCGCCGGGCTGCTGTCGCCGGGGGATGTGATCGACGTCCTGGCGGCCTACGAGGAAGGCCCCTTCGAGGCCCGGACGGTCGCCCAGCAGGTCCGGGTGATCGCCCGGCCGCCGGGCTCCACGGACGGCGGAGGGCTGCTCGTGCTGGCCACGACTCCCGCCCAGGCCGCCGGGCTCGCCCAGGCCCAGGCACAGGGCAGGCTCTCGGTGACGATCCACCCCCGCTGA
- the glp gene encoding gephyrin-like molybdotransferase Glp, giving the protein MKPVDRHLADILAVVRPLAPLEVEIDAALGAVLAEDVASPVPLPPFDNSAMDGYAVRAEDVAGAPVTLPVIGDVAAGDGGLTAVGPGLVARVMTGAPMPAGADAVVPVEWTDGGTARVRIDRLAPPGNAIRRAGEDVLAGETVLREGARIGAAQVGILAGAGRRRVRVRPRPRVVVISTGAELAEPGTPLGAGQIWESNSFMLTAAVREAGADAFRAGSVSDDPKELLDVLDAQLLRADAVITSGGVSMGAYEPVKEALSPLGTVAFEKVAMQPGMPQGFGVVGPDRVPIFTLPGNPVSSFVSFVIFVRPALRAMQGLPAEPPEAVRATVTAPLRSPAGRRSYLRAVLTGRTVAPVTGQGSHQLAALAAANALIVVPEDVTSLPEGAEVEVIAL; this is encoded by the coding sequence ATGAAGCCCGTCGACCGCCATCTCGCCGACATCCTCGCGGTGGTGCGCCCGCTCGCGCCGCTGGAGGTCGAGATCGACGCTGCCCTCGGCGCCGTGCTGGCCGAGGACGTCGCCTCGCCCGTGCCGCTGCCGCCGTTCGACAACTCGGCGATGGACGGCTACGCCGTCCGGGCCGAGGACGTCGCCGGGGCGCCAGTCACGCTGCCCGTGATCGGGGACGTGGCGGCGGGCGACGGCGGGCTGACCGCCGTCGGGCCCGGCCTGGTCGCCCGCGTCATGACCGGCGCGCCGATGCCGGCCGGGGCCGACGCCGTCGTCCCGGTCGAGTGGACGGACGGCGGCACCGCCCGCGTACGGATCGACCGGCTGGCCCCGCCGGGCAACGCGATCCGGCGGGCGGGCGAGGACGTCCTGGCGGGGGAGACGGTGCTCCGCGAGGGCGCCCGGATCGGCGCCGCCCAGGTCGGGATCCTCGCTGGAGCCGGCCGGCGGCGGGTGCGGGTGCGGCCCCGGCCGCGGGTCGTCGTGATCTCCACCGGTGCCGAGCTCGCCGAGCCCGGCACCCCGCTGGGCGCGGGTCAGATCTGGGAGTCCAACAGCTTCATGCTGACGGCCGCCGTACGGGAGGCCGGAGCGGACGCGTTCCGGGCCGGTTCGGTCTCCGACGACCCCAAGGAGCTCCTGGACGTCCTCGACGCCCAGCTCCTGCGGGCCGACGCCGTGATCACCAGCGGCGGCGTCTCGATGGGGGCGTACGAGCCGGTCAAGGAGGCCCTCTCGCCGCTGGGCACGGTGGCCTTCGAGAAGGTCGCGATGCAGCCGGGGATGCCGCAGGGCTTCGGCGTCGTCGGGCCCGACCGTGTGCCGATCTTCACGCTGCCCGGTAACCCGGTGTCGTCGTTCGTGTCGTTCGTGATCTTCGTCCGGCCGGCCCTGCGGGCCATGCAGGGGCTCCCGGCGGAGCCGCCGGAGGCCGTACGGGCCACCGTGACGGCGCCGCTGCGGTCGCCCGCCGGGAGGCGGTCCTACCTGCGGGCCGTGCTGACCGGGCGGACCGTCGCGCCGGTCACCGGCCAGGGTTCGCACCAGCTCGCGGCGCTGGCCGCGGCGAACGCGCTGATCGTGGTTCCCGAGGACGTGACCTCGCTGCCCGAGGGCGCCGAGGTGGAGGTGATCGCACTGTGA